Part of the Haloarcula laminariae genome is shown below.
GTCACGCACGGACCGCACGGTGTTTCGGCCGAGCGTCAGTCCGACGACGAGCAGCCCGCCGAGCAACACCGCCAGCAACGCGAGCAGCTGTGTCGACACCGTCTGCTGGAGCTGATAGGCGGTGTCAGTGGGGACACGCCGGGTCACCGTCCAGCCGCGTTGCTCGCTCCTCGCGTAGCCGATGGACTGTTCCTGTGCCCCGGCTGTCGTGGTGAACGAGCCGTTACCGCCCTCGAAGCGGTCCGTCGCGACGGGGTCGGTCGACAGGAGCGTCGACGGGTCCTGAGCGAGGACGACCGTTCCGGCCTGATTGGTCACGCGGACGTTCGCCGCTCCCCCGTCGCCGAGCATCTGCTCGGAGAGCCGTTCGAGGTCGATGAGGATTGCCAGCGTCTTGGTCTCGTCGCTGGGCGACTTGCTGAGCAGGAGTAGCTGTGGTTTCCCGGTCGCCGAAGGGCGGAACGGTTCCGAGTAGACGACCCGGTCGTCGGTCGCGGAGAACAGCTGTTCGGTGCGCTGGCGCAGGCCGCTCTGTAGCCGCCCGTCGCTTGTCACAGCGGATTCGCTGCCGGCCGTGGCCACGGTCGTCCCGTCGGTCCGGTTGAAGAAGTACGCGCCAGAGACGGCCTCTCGGGCCGTCAGCTGGTAGAGCTGGTCGGTCGCGTGGAACTCGTCGCCGCTGCGGAACGCGACCGACCGGGGGAGCGTCTCGGCCTGTCTGGTCATCACCGCGAACCAGTTGTCCAGCCGCTCTGCCTCCAGGTCCGCGTTCGTCTGTAGTGACGCCTCAGTGTCGGCGCGAATCTCGTTGCCGACCGTCGTGTAGATGACGCCGCCGACCGCGGCGGTCAGCAGCATAATCGCGAGAAGGAGACCGGCGAACTTTCGACCGTAGCTGCCACGGATATCCAGAAGGGAACGTAGCTGAGTGAGGCCCATCACTACGGCTGCCTCGGTGACGGGGATAAACGGTTGCTAATTGTGGAACTTGTCGGTCGGTACCGGTACTGTGACTACGTATCACACGGGGTCGCCCTCAACTGTCCGGGCTGTACGGCAGGCCGGGGTCGCTCTTTGGCGCGCCGACGCCGACGACGCGGGCCGACGAGTCGGCGGTCTCGGGATTGTACGGCCGGTGGGGGCTCTCGGGCTCGGCGACGAACACCTCGTCGGTCCCGACGACGAACTCCCCCTCGGGCGTCTCGACGTGGACGGTCCCCGAGACGACGTAGAACAGCTCCTCGCGTTGCTGGTGGTAGTGATACTCGCGGGGGAGCTGCTCGCCCGGCGCCATCTCGTAGGTCGCCGCGTGCAGCGCCAGCAGCTCCGCCGCGTCGGAGATACCGCGCCGGTCACACGGGTAGTCATCGGTTCCGGGTAGCTCTTCGGGGTCGATGTGGTGGTAGGGCATGACTGGGAGTCGGGTCGGGCGTCGGGAAAAGCGTGTCCCGTTCCGTCTCACCCGAACAGCCAGACGAGCCCGGAGAGCGTCCCCAGCGACGCCACCGTCGTCACGACGACGTTCATCGAGGCGAAGGCGGCGTCGCCGCCGAGTTCGCTGGTGTAGACGTACGTCGAGACCGCGGTGGGGGAGCCGAACATGATGACGGCGGCAGACAGCGCCGTCGGCCCGAGGCTCAGCGCCGAGAACACCGCCCACCCGAGGACGGGCATCCAGACCACCTTCAGCAGAACGACGCCGGTGGCCGGCCGCAGCGCCGACAGCGACAGCCCCGTGTCGAGTTTCGCGCCGACACAGAGGAGTGCGAGCGGGAGCGCGAGCGTCGAGACGGCGTCGAGCCCGGCGACGGCGACGGCCGGCACGCCCAGGCCGCCGACGGAGGCGGCGATGCCGGCGGCGAGCGAGATGAGGACGGGGTTCGTCGCCAGCGCCCGTAGCTCGCCCGACAGCGACGCGTCGCTGTCGTTGATGCGGATGAGGGTAAACACCGTCGCCGGGACGTGAGTCAGCGCGCCCAGCCCGAGGACGACGCTTGCGACCGCTGTGGCCTCGCCGCCCAGTGTCGCCGCCACCAGCGGTAACCCGAGAAACCCCATGTTCCCGTGGTACGACTGCACGATGGCGACGCTCCGGCGGGCGTCGTTGGCCCGGCGCCGGTGGACGACCCAGCCGACGGCGGCGGTCGCGCCGATGACAATCCAGAGGCCGACGAGCAACGCCGGCGAGATGAGCTCGCGCAGTGGCCGGTCGAACGTCGAGGTGAAAATCAACGCCGGCAGGGCGACGTAGAACGCGACGGCCGTCAGCGTCTTGGTACGCCGTTCGGTGAGCAGCGAGACGCTACGTGCGGCCGCGCCGACGGCGAGAAAGACGAGCATGAAGCCGAGCTGTTCGAGAACCGCCATACCTGACCCAGCGGACAGGTGGGTTAATCCCTTTCGTCACCGGAGCGGCGTGTGACGGGCTCTCAGCTCGCCGGGACGGCGACGGTGGTGTTCCCGGTGTCCGTGGAGACAGTGACGGTGTAGGCGCCCCGCGGTTCGACGGTCCAGAGGACGCCGTCGCCCCCGGTCGTCCCGACGGACTGCCCG
Proteins encoded:
- a CDS encoding cupin domain-containing protein yields the protein MPYHHIDPEELPGTDDYPCDRRGISDAAELLALHAATYEMAPGEQLPREYHYHQQREELFYVVSGTVHVETPEGEFVVGTDEVFVAEPESPHRPYNPETADSSARVVGVGAPKSDPGLPYSPDS
- a CDS encoding methyl-accepting chemotaxis protein, producing MGLTQLRSLLDIRGSYGRKFAGLLLAIMLLTAAVGGVIYTTVGNEIRADTEASLQTNADLEAERLDNWFAVMTRQAETLPRSVAFRSGDEFHATDQLYQLTAREAVSGAYFFNRTDGTTVATAGSESAVTSDGRLQSGLRQRTEQLFSATDDRVVYSEPFRPSATGKPQLLLLSKSPSDETKTLAILIDLERLSEQMLGDGGAANVRVTNQAGTVVLAQDPSTLLSTDPVATDRFEGGNGSFTTTAGAQEQSIGYARSEQRGWTVTRRVPTDTAYQLQQTVSTQLLALLAVLLGGLLVVGLTLGRNTVRSVRDLSQRAQTVRDGDLDAPIESGREDEIGELYASFDAMRESLKQRIDELERERKRVETAHAEVIETNTHLRNKADDYSTVMERVADGDLTTRMEPDGENDAMDAIAEDFNVMMAELERTTGQLKQFATHVEESGEVVGTNAANVKQAAEQVAESIQRISDDSYRQREELRDAIGAVDEAVGALKADDIDRAQERLDALAEQLSELAETTDTTLAETETVAGAAEEQAAELTEVSARAEHLIRYVEPLQKILDSFEAEAEHEFVFSGGPSLDQGNTTDD
- a CDS encoding AEC family transporter gives rise to the protein MAVLEQLGFMLVFLAVGAAARSVSLLTERRTKTLTAVAFYVALPALIFTSTFDRPLRELISPALLVGLWIVIGATAAVGWVVHRRRANDARRSVAIVQSYHGNMGFLGLPLVAATLGGEATAVASVVLGLGALTHVPATVFTLIRINDSDASLSGELRALATNPVLISLAAGIAASVGGLGVPAVAVAGLDAVSTLALPLALLCVGAKLDTGLSLSALRPATGVVLLKVVWMPVLGWAVFSALSLGPTALSAAVIMFGSPTAVSTYVYTSELGGDAAFASMNVVVTTVASLGTLSGLVWLFG